Proteins encoded together in one Gaiella occulta window:
- a CDS encoding NADH-quinone oxidoreductase subunit B, with product MPNKGPGVFEEEIEKIEDALGITTVEKAVAWAQANSMWPDTFGLACCAIEMMSIVSSRYDISRFGMERFSSSPRQADLLIVSGRVTHKMAAPLRQVYDQMLEPKWVIAMGACASSGGMFNNYTVLQGVDKIVPVDVHVPGCPPRPEALMEGIIRLHEKIKAGLPPAYQIRGVAQ from the coding sequence ATGCCGAACAAGGGCCCGGGCGTGTTCGAGGAGGAGATCGAGAAGATCGAGGACGCGCTCGGCATCACCACCGTCGAGAAGGCGGTCGCCTGGGCGCAGGCGAACTCGATGTGGCCGGACACGTTCGGCCTCGCCTGCTGCGCGATCGAGATGATGTCGATCGTGTCGTCGCGCTACGACATCTCGCGCTTCGGCATGGAGCGCTTCAGCTCGTCGCCGCGCCAGGCCGACCTGCTCATCGTGTCGGGTCGGGTCACCCACAAGATGGCGGCCCCGCTGCGGCAGGTCTACGACCAGATGCTCGAGCCGAAGTGGGTGATCGCGATGGGCGCCTGCGCGAGCTCGGGCGGCATGTTCAACAACTACACGGTGCTGCAGGGCGTCGACAAGATCGTCCCCGTCGACGTCCACGTGCCGGGCTGCCCGCCGCGGCCGGAGGCGCTGATGGAGGGCATCATCCGCCTGCACGAGAAGATCAAGGCGGGATTGCCGCCGGCGTACCAGATCCGGGGCGTGGCGCAGTAA